In Nonomuraea muscovyensis, one genomic interval encodes:
- a CDS encoding DUF1707 SHOCT-like domain-containing protein, whose translation MNERQGSWLPRLQEVGERLAEEWITARRPRSDAPAPRELRASDDDRERIAQVLQAAHADGRLTMEEFEERLGTVYAARTLGELAGVTADLLPAEEQPLKLDGRPVSAFFRKEQREGRWVVPAELDVTAMFGTTRLDLRDAILQNHRVVINATLVFGGLEIHVPEDLEVVRVTKDKTVRLNKQPTEPGAPVVEVRTSNFVGEVKVKEPPRRKRRR comes from the coding sequence CGAGGAGTGGATCACCGCGCGCCGCCCGCGGTCCGATGCTCCGGCGCCACGCGAGCTGCGCGCCTCCGACGACGACCGCGAGCGCATCGCGCAGGTGCTCCAGGCCGCCCACGCCGACGGCCGGCTCACGATGGAGGAGTTCGAGGAACGGCTCGGCACCGTCTACGCCGCCCGCACGCTCGGCGAGCTGGCCGGCGTGACCGCCGACCTGCTCCCGGCCGAGGAGCAGCCGCTGAAGCTCGACGGCCGGCCGGTGTCGGCGTTCTTCAGGAAGGAGCAGCGCGAGGGCCGCTGGGTGGTGCCGGCCGAGCTGGACGTGACCGCGATGTTCGGCACGACCAGGCTTGACCTGCGCGACGCCATCCTGCAGAACCACCGCGTCGTCATCAACGCCACGCTCGTCTTCGGCGGGCTGGAGATCCACGTCCCCGAGGACCTCGAAGTGGTGCGCGTCACCAAGGACAAGACCGTGCGGCTCAACAAGCAGCCGACGGAGCCGGGCGCGCCGGTCGTCGAGGTCCGCACCAGCAACTTCGTGGGCGAGGTCAAGGTCAAGGAACCGCCCCGGCGCAAGCGCCGCCGCTGA
- a CDS encoding nitroreductase family deazaflavin-dependent oxidoreductase → MPNDFNQQVIAEFRANEGRVGGMFEGSPLVLLTTTGARSGKPTTTPVMYLKDDDRIVVIASNGGADHHPAWYHNLRANPEATAEVGTETFGVKAEFVDGEERDRLYARMVEQAAGFAEYEAKTSRRIPVVVLERLPA, encoded by the coding sequence ATGCCGAATGACTTCAACCAGCAGGTGATCGCGGAGTTCCGCGCCAACGAGGGCCGCGTCGGCGGGATGTTCGAGGGCTCGCCGCTGGTGCTGCTCACGACCACGGGTGCCAGGAGCGGCAAGCCCACCACCACGCCCGTCATGTACCTGAAGGACGACGACCGGATCGTCGTCATCGCCTCGAACGGGGGTGCCGACCACCACCCGGCCTGGTATCACAACCTGCGCGCCAACCCGGAGGCGACGGCCGAGGTCGGCACGGAGACGTTCGGGGTGAAGGCGGAGTTCGTCGACGGGGAGGAGCGCGACCGGCTCTACGCCCGGATGGTCGAGCAGGCCGCCGGCTTCGCCGAGTACGAGGCCAAGACCAGTCGCCGCATCCCCGTGGTCGTCCTGGAGCGCCTGCCCGCCTGA
- the rmuC gene encoding DNA recombination protein RmuC gives MDVVSLLIGLAVGLVIGFLVARTRAAVRVAEADSRAKAAADKLVYVEEQLAERFQALSTRALDVNNIRFLELAETRLAASRAEAAGDLDQRRQAVEHLVEPLKEALTRVETQLRDTEAGQRAARAELAQQMEFVRQSSQELRSQTTALVRALQRPEARGRWGELQLRRVAEIAGMQRHCDFDEQVSEGSMRPDMVVRLTGGKNIVVDSKVSLAAYLEAAEASDESLASVRLDAHARHIREHIDRLAAKSYWQGFNPSPEFVVLFIPGEAFLAPALERDPTLLEYALTRRVHIATPTTLVTMLRTAHYAWQQAALSENARAVFELGKELYDRLSSLGRNVDTLGKSLTRAVEAYNKTVGSLESRVLVSARKLHDLGVVDAELDSPAMLDGLPRPLASPELLETSSLISPVNGKLANGSQ, from the coding sequence GTGGATGTCGTCTCGCTTCTCATCGGGCTCGCCGTCGGACTGGTCATCGGTTTCCTGGTGGCCCGCACCCGGGCGGCCGTACGGGTGGCGGAGGCCGACTCTCGGGCCAAGGCCGCCGCGGACAAGCTCGTCTACGTCGAGGAACAGCTCGCCGAGCGCTTCCAGGCGCTGTCCACGCGGGCGCTCGACGTCAACAACATCCGCTTCCTGGAGCTGGCGGAGACCAGGCTCGCCGCCAGCCGCGCCGAGGCCGCGGGCGACCTCGACCAGCGCAGGCAGGCCGTCGAGCACCTGGTCGAGCCGCTGAAGGAGGCGCTCACGCGGGTCGAGACGCAACTGCGCGACACCGAGGCCGGCCAGCGCGCCGCCCGCGCCGAGCTGGCCCAGCAGATGGAGTTCGTCCGGCAGAGCAGCCAGGAACTCCGCTCGCAGACCACGGCCCTGGTCCGCGCCCTGCAGCGGCCCGAGGCCCGCGGCCGGTGGGGCGAGCTGCAGCTGCGCCGGGTCGCCGAGATCGCCGGCATGCAGCGTCACTGCGACTTCGACGAACAGGTCAGCGAGGGCTCGATGCGGCCCGACATGGTGGTGCGGCTGACCGGCGGCAAGAACATCGTGGTCGACTCCAAGGTGTCGCTCGCCGCCTACCTGGAGGCCGCCGAGGCGTCCGACGAGTCGCTGGCCTCCGTACGGCTCGACGCGCACGCCCGGCACATCCGCGAGCACATCGACCGGCTGGCCGCCAAGTCCTACTGGCAGGGGTTCAACCCGTCGCCCGAGTTCGTGGTGCTGTTCATCCCGGGCGAGGCGTTCCTGGCGCCCGCGCTGGAGCGCGACCCCACCCTGCTGGAGTACGCGCTGACCCGGCGCGTGCACATCGCCACCCCGACCACGCTGGTCACGATGCTGCGCACCGCCCACTACGCCTGGCAGCAGGCCGCGCTCAGCGAGAACGCGCGGGCGGTGTTCGAGCTGGGCAAGGAGCTGTACGACCGGCTGTCGTCGCTGGGCAGGAATGTCGACACCCTGGGTAAGTCGCTCACCCGGGCCGTCGAGGCGTACAACAAGACCGTGGGATCCCTCGAAAGCCGCGTGCTCGTCAGCGCCCGCAAGCTGCACGACCTCGGCGTCGTGGACGCCGAGCTGGACTCCCCCGCGATGCTCGACGGGCTGCCCCGGCCGCTGGCCTCCCCCGAACTGCTGGAAACCTCGTCTCTGATTTCCCCGGTCAACGGTAAGTTGGCCAACGGGTCGCAGTAA
- a CDS encoding DUF4245 domain-containing protein, which yields MRRFTEGFYGYAVALFVCLAAGGCFLLLNPQGDEEHIPRRDYSITVANFGHSVPYQVWAPRQDPAGWIPNSNRIAKGEGGAQVLYLGYATAEREHVMFVQSDEKPAAEFANRMANTNQAAGTQQVDGRPWERRFREDKNQRSLVLALPDVTLVVTGTADWPELGQFAAVLQQRPKG from the coding sequence GTGCGACGGTTCACCGAGGGGTTCTACGGCTACGCGGTAGCCCTGTTCGTCTGCCTGGCCGCGGGGGGCTGCTTCCTGCTCCTCAATCCGCAGGGCGACGAGGAGCACATCCCCAGGCGCGACTACTCGATCACCGTCGCCAACTTCGGCCACAGCGTGCCCTACCAGGTGTGGGCGCCCCGGCAGGACCCGGCCGGCTGGATCCCCAACAGCAACCGGATCGCCAAGGGCGAAGGCGGCGCGCAGGTGCTCTACCTGGGCTACGCCACGGCCGAGCGCGAGCACGTGATGTTCGTGCAGAGCGACGAGAAGCCGGCGGCCGAGTTCGCCAACCGCATGGCCAACACCAACCAGGCCGCCGGCACCCAGCAGGTCGACGGCCGGCCGTGGGAACGGCGCTTCCGCGAGGACAAGAACCAACGCTCGCTGGTGCTGGCGCTGCCCGACGTCACCCTGGTGGTCACCGGCACCGCCGACTGGCCTGAACTCGGCCAGTTCGCCGCCGTGCTGCAGCAGCGGCCCAAGGGCTGA
- a CDS encoding 4-hydroxy-3-methylbut-2-enyl diphosphate reductase, translating to MEPQSRNRRVLVAKPRGYCAGVDRAVVAVEKALEQYGAPVYVRKQIVHNTHVVKTLEAKGAIFVEETEEVPEGEIVVFSAHGVSPAVHGEAKERGLRTIDATCPLVTKVHNEAKRFAAQDYDILLIGHEGHEEVEGTSGEAPEHIQLVDGLDSVDKVRVKDLGKLVWLSQTTLSVDETNETVARLKERFPTLIDPPSDDICYATQNRQVAVKEIAAESELVIVVGSDNSSNSKRLVEVALDHGADASYLVDNASFIQDAWLEGVTTVGVTSGASVPEELVDEVLAHLAERGFGDVEQVESVQESMRFALPHELRKDLRAPVA from the coding sequence ATGGAGCCCCAGTCCCGCAACCGCCGAGTCCTCGTAGCCAAGCCGCGCGGCTACTGTGCCGGAGTCGATCGAGCCGTCGTGGCGGTAGAGAAGGCGCTGGAGCAGTACGGCGCGCCGGTCTACGTACGCAAGCAGATCGTGCACAACACCCACGTGGTCAAGACGCTGGAGGCCAAGGGGGCCATCTTCGTCGAGGAGACCGAGGAGGTGCCCGAGGGCGAGATCGTGGTCTTCTCGGCCCACGGCGTCTCCCCGGCCGTGCACGGGGAGGCCAAGGAGCGCGGGCTGCGCACGATCGACGCCACCTGCCCCCTGGTGACCAAGGTGCACAACGAGGCCAAGCGGTTCGCCGCGCAGGACTACGACATCCTGCTCATCGGCCACGAGGGCCACGAGGAGGTGGAGGGCACCTCCGGTGAGGCCCCCGAGCACATCCAGCTCGTCGACGGCCTCGACTCGGTCGACAAGGTGCGGGTGAAGGACCTGGGCAAGCTGGTGTGGCTGTCGCAGACCACGCTGTCGGTCGACGAGACCAACGAGACCGTCGCCCGGCTCAAGGAGCGCTTCCCCACCCTCATCGACCCGCCCAGCGACGACATCTGCTACGCCACCCAGAACCGCCAGGTCGCGGTCAAGGAGATCGCCGCCGAGTCCGAGCTGGTCATCGTGGTCGGCTCCGACAACTCCTCCAACTCCAAGCGCCTGGTGGAGGTGGCCCTCGACCACGGCGCCGACGCCTCCTACCTGGTCGACAACGCCTCCTTCATCCAGGACGCGTGGCTGGAGGGCGTCACCACGGTCGGCGTGACCAGCGGCGCCTCGGTGCCGGAGGAGCTGGTGGACGAGGTGCTGGCACACCTGGCCGAGCGCGGGTTCGGCGACGTCGAGCAGGTCGAGTCGGTGCAGGAGAGCATGCGCTTCGCGCTGCCCCACGAGCTCCGCAAGGACCTGCGCGCCCCGGTCGCCTGA
- a CDS encoding exodeoxyribonuclease VII small subunit yields the protein MGDVADDTADITSDKAPSYEQAREELTEVVRRLETGGLTLEQSIELWERGEKLAAICEEWLQGARVKLAAAMARRADAGAGRDDDAPF from the coding sequence GTGGGTGACGTGGCAGACGACACCGCAGACATCACCTCGGACAAGGCACCCTCCTACGAGCAGGCGCGGGAGGAGCTGACCGAGGTGGTACGCCGCCTGGAGACGGGCGGGCTCACCCTGGAGCAGTCGATCGAGCTGTGGGAGCGGGGCGAGAAGCTGGCCGCCATCTGCGAGGAGTGGCTGCAGGGGGCCCGGGTCAAGCTCGCCGCCGCGATGGCGCGGCGCGCCGACGCCGGCGCCGGACGCGACGACGACGCTCCCTTCTGA
- a CDS encoding helix-turn-helix domain-containing protein, giving the protein MTGRAVDPPLERLYSELRHLRRKAGGVSYGDIARKCALSKTTVAAIFTGQGRKNPPRWERVARVFEVLREELERTGVDPDRSLGTREELHRLYVEVTSEPTADGTTGGPVGVTAADRPAPPRGDPWPPIEDLPARLSPEPWPAFGDLFARFPGPGSPGAIDELPEYVPATTAPPEMEAVFAAMDAAPASGATAARLRRWFGPYGVRLLLAVEENNALAAFELGILLRNRDAVEEGSYFLGLARSWDADLTLNVRGLRAGDRVCGSIVKNICRRVAAAYEGVDSFMARVWAGYAETVYDALPLAALVPTRGRHARENPILTLFPSTEMSRIMETYWSAHPVEVAPEVLAALSVVHPPAVGDVASSWSHSPWDCLICQASDISAIANRYGNR; this is encoded by the coding sequence ATGACTGGCCGTGCGGTCGACCCTCCTCTGGAGCGGCTTTACAGCGAGCTGCGGCATCTGCGCAGGAAGGCGGGCGGTGTCTCCTACGGGGACATCGCCAGGAAGTGCGCGCTGAGCAAGACCACCGTCGCGGCGATCTTCACCGGGCAGGGGCGCAAGAACCCTCCGAGGTGGGAGCGCGTGGCGAGGGTCTTCGAGGTGCTGCGAGAAGAACTGGAGCGGACCGGGGTCGACCCGGACAGGAGTCTTGGCACGAGAGAGGAACTGCACCGGCTGTACGTCGAGGTGACGAGCGAGCCGACCGCCGACGGGACCACCGGCGGTCCCGTCGGCGTGACCGCGGCCGATCGACCCGCGCCGCCGCGCGGGGACCCGTGGCCGCCCATCGAGGATCTGCCCGCCCGGCTCTCTCCCGAGCCCTGGCCCGCGTTCGGCGATCTGTTCGCCCGCTTTCCCGGCCCCGGGTCGCCCGGCGCGATCGACGAGCTTCCGGAGTACGTGCCGGCCACGACGGCCCCGCCGGAGATGGAGGCGGTCTTCGCGGCCATGGACGCGGCACCGGCGAGCGGGGCGACGGCCGCGCGGCTGCGCCGGTGGTTCGGGCCGTACGGCGTGCGGCTGCTCCTGGCCGTCGAGGAGAACAACGCCCTGGCCGCCTTCGAGCTGGGGATCCTGCTGAGGAACCGGGACGCCGTGGAGGAGGGCTCCTACTTCCTCGGCCTGGCCCGGAGCTGGGACGCCGACCTGACGCTGAACGTCCGTGGCCTTCGCGCGGGCGACCGGGTGTGCGGCTCGATCGTCAAGAACATCTGCCGTCGGGTCGCCGCGGCCTACGAGGGTGTCGACAGCTTCATGGCGAGGGTGTGGGCCGGGTACGCCGAGACCGTGTACGACGCTCTGCCGCTGGCCGCGCTGGTGCCCACCCGCGGCCGTCATGCCCGGGAGAACCCGATCCTCACGCTCTTCCCCAGCACCGAGATGAGCCGGATCATGGAGACCTACTGGAGTGCCCACCCTGTCGAGGTCGCGCCCGAGGTGCTCGCGGCGCTGTCCGTGGTGCACCCCCCGGCCGTCGGCGACGTGGCGAGCTCCTGGTCGCACTCGCCGTGGGACTGCCTGATCTGCCAGGCCTCCGACATTTCCGCCATAGCGAATCGGTATGGAAATCGGTAA
- a CDS encoding TetR/AcrR family transcriptional regulator, which translates to MSSDVERPVSARISERGAATRAALLQAAREVFVSKGFAEAGVTDVVGRADASVGSLYHHFSGKADLYLTLFEEFQAKQGRRTKQAVREARAEGESDPMRVFLRAARAYLDGCLEERELAALFLRGDGPPGFEVVMRDRLRKWAELNATLFENEGALVVVVTGALAAAVNEVVRTGDPKLADDVLAIIGQIRPAASATGPASG; encoded by the coding sequence ATGAGCAGCGATGTCGAACGGCCGGTCAGCGCCCGCATCTCCGAGCGCGGCGCGGCGACGCGTGCCGCGCTCCTCCAGGCGGCCCGGGAGGTGTTCGTCTCCAAGGGCTTCGCCGAGGCGGGCGTCACCGACGTGGTGGGCCGGGCCGACGCCAGCGTCGGCAGCCTCTACCACCACTTCTCCGGCAAGGCCGACCTCTATCTCACGCTGTTCGAGGAGTTCCAGGCCAAGCAGGGCCGGCGCACCAAGCAGGCCGTCCGCGAGGCGCGGGCCGAGGGCGAGAGCGACCCGATGCGGGTCTTCCTCCGGGCCGCCCGCGCCTACCTCGACGGCTGCCTGGAGGAGCGCGAGCTGGCCGCGCTGTTCCTGCGCGGCGACGGGCCGCCCGGGTTCGAGGTGGTCATGCGCGACCGGTTGCGCAAGTGGGCCGAGCTCAACGCCACCCTGTTCGAGAACGAGGGCGCGCTCGTGGTCGTGGTCACCGGCGCGCTCGCGGCGGCGGTCAACGAGGTGGTCCGCACGGGCGACCCCAAGCTCGCCGACGACGTGCTCGCCATCATCGGCCAGATCCGTCCGGCCGCTTCGGCGACCGGTCCCGCCAGCGGGTAA
- the glpX gene encoding class II fructose-bisphosphatase codes for MSDQTSVPPTLATGERAPDRNLALELVRVTEAAAMAAARWVGRGDKNGADGAAVNAMRQLINTVSMNGVVVIGEGEKDDAPMLFNGERVGDGTGAECDVAVDPIDGTRLTALGMPDAISVIAVSERGSMYDPSAVFYMEKLVTGPEAADVVDIEAPVAVNINAVARAKACSASDVTVVILDRPRHEQLVKEIRETGARIKFITDGDVAGAIMAARQGTGIDLMLGIGGTPEGIVAACALKCLGGVIQGKLWPRDDAERAKAIEAGHDLSQVLTTNDLVRSDDVFFAASGITQGELMQGVRFSRGVAMTSSLVMRGRSGTIRRVDSEHQLWKLRAYSAINFDTAV; via the coding sequence ATGTCCGATCAGACGTCCGTTCCGCCGACGCTGGCCACCGGCGAGCGCGCGCCCGACCGCAACCTGGCGCTCGAGCTCGTCCGGGTCACCGAGGCGGCCGCGATGGCCGCCGCCCGCTGGGTGGGGAGGGGCGACAAGAACGGCGCCGACGGCGCGGCGGTCAACGCGATGCGCCAGCTCATCAACACGGTGTCCATGAACGGCGTGGTGGTCATCGGCGAGGGCGAGAAGGATGACGCGCCGATGCTGTTCAACGGCGAGCGGGTCGGCGACGGCACCGGCGCCGAGTGCGACGTGGCGGTTGACCCCATCGACGGCACGCGACTGACCGCGCTGGGCATGCCCGACGCGATCTCGGTGATCGCGGTGAGCGAGCGCGGCTCGATGTACGACCCGTCGGCGGTGTTCTACATGGAGAAGCTGGTGACCGGCCCGGAGGCGGCCGACGTGGTCGACATCGAGGCGCCCGTGGCGGTCAACATCAACGCGGTCGCCCGGGCCAAGGCCTGCTCGGCGTCCGACGTCACCGTGGTCATCCTCGACCGGCCCCGGCACGAGCAGCTCGTCAAGGAGATCAGGGAGACCGGGGCGCGGATCAAGTTCATCACCGACGGCGACGTGGCGGGCGCCATCATGGCGGCCCGGCAGGGCACCGGCATCGACCTCATGCTGGGCATCGGCGGCACGCCCGAGGGCATCGTGGCCGCGTGCGCGCTCAAGTGCCTCGGCGGGGTGATCCAGGGCAAGCTGTGGCCGCGCGACGACGCCGAGCGCGCCAAGGCGATCGAGGCGGGCCACGACCTGAGCCAGGTGCTCACCACGAACGACCTGGTCCGTTCGGACGACGTGTTCTTCGCGGCGAGCGGCATCACCCAGGGCGAGCTCATGCAGGGCGTGCGGTTCAGCCGCGGCGTGGCGATGACGAGTTCGCTGGTCATGCGGGGGCGTTCGGGCACGATCCGGCGGGTCGACAGCGAGCACCAGTTGTGGAAGCTGCGCGCCTACAGCGCGATCAACTTCGACACCGCGGTCTGA
- a CDS encoding DUF6542 domain-containing protein, protein MSGKGRRSAVRLTARGAIALALVVTLAGYVLADVLDLAFLVGPAFVAASLVGVLLVNPRELLSLVVTPPLVFFAATMCVEAGRALGSVSIVQSLALGLYTSLSSGAPWLFAGSAVVLAVALRRGLRDNVRDLRTQLKAGAEVPRPRQPYVPEPEGYFEPKVYGTPRVED, encoded by the coding sequence GTGAGTGGGAAAGGCAGGCGTTCGGCGGTCAGGCTGACCGCGCGCGGCGCCATCGCGCTCGCCCTGGTCGTCACCTTGGCCGGATATGTCCTGGCCGACGTGCTGGACCTGGCGTTCCTGGTGGGCCCGGCGTTCGTGGCCGCGAGCCTGGTGGGCGTGCTGCTGGTCAACCCGCGCGAGCTGCTGTCGCTGGTGGTCACGCCGCCGCTGGTGTTCTTCGCGGCGACGATGTGCGTCGAGGCCGGCCGCGCGCTGGGCTCGGTGTCGATCGTGCAGTCGCTGGCGCTCGGCCTCTACACGTCGCTGTCCAGCGGCGCGCCGTGGCTGTTCGCGGGGTCGGCCGTGGTGCTGGCCGTCGCGCTGCGCCGCGGCCTGCGCGACAACGTGCGCGACCTGCGGACACAGCTGAAGGCGGGCGCGGAGGTGCCGCGCCCGCGCCAGCCGTACGTGCCCGAGCCGGAGGGCTACTTCGAGCCCAAGGTCTACGGCACCCCGCGCGTCGAGGACTGA
- the ychF gene encoding redox-regulated ATPase YchF gives MSLSIGIVGLPNVGKSTLFNALTKTGNALAANYPFATIEPNVGIVGVPDDRLPKLAEIFGSARILPAKVEFVDIAGLVKGASEGQGRGNQFLANIRDTDAICQVIRVFSDPDVTHVDGEISPKRDIETINTELIMADLQTVEKAIPRLQKEARNNKDKKTALEAAEGALKVLETGRTIFESGLDSEELRELHLLTAKPFLYVFNLDADELTDTALRGRLAELVAPAEAVFLDAKIESELVELDDDEALELLQSVGQEESGLSQLARVGFETLGLQTYLTAGPKETRAWTIRKGATAPEAAGVIHTDFQRGFIKAEVVSFDDLVEAGSIAKARSGGKARIEGKDYVMRDGDVVEFRFNV, from the coding sequence GTGAGCCTTTCCATCGGCATCGTCGGCCTGCCCAACGTGGGCAAGTCCACGCTCTTCAACGCGCTGACCAAGACCGGCAACGCGCTGGCCGCCAACTACCCGTTCGCCACCATCGAGCCCAACGTGGGCATCGTGGGCGTCCCGGACGACCGGCTGCCCAAGCTGGCCGAGATCTTCGGTTCGGCCCGCATCCTGCCCGCCAAGGTTGAGTTCGTCGACATCGCGGGCCTGGTCAAGGGCGCCTCGGAGGGGCAGGGGCGGGGCAACCAGTTCCTCGCCAACATCCGCGACACCGACGCGATCTGCCAGGTGATCCGGGTCTTCAGCGACCCCGACGTGACCCACGTCGACGGTGAGATCTCCCCGAAGCGCGACATCGAGACGATCAACACCGAGCTGATCATGGCCGACCTGCAGACGGTCGAGAAGGCCATCCCGCGCCTGCAGAAGGAGGCGCGCAACAACAAGGACAAGAAGACCGCGCTGGAGGCCGCCGAGGGCGCGCTGAAGGTCCTGGAGACCGGCAGGACCATCTTCGAGAGCGGCCTCGACAGCGAGGAGCTGCGCGAGCTCCACCTGCTGACGGCCAAGCCCTTCCTCTACGTCTTCAACCTCGACGCCGACGAGCTGACCGACACCGCGCTGCGCGGGCGACTCGCCGAGCTGGTGGCCCCCGCCGAGGCGGTGTTCCTCGACGCCAAGATCGAGTCCGAGCTGGTCGAGCTGGACGACGACGAGGCGCTGGAGCTGCTCCAGTCGGTCGGCCAGGAGGAGTCGGGCCTGTCGCAGCTCGCCAGGGTGGGCTTCGAGACGCTGGGCCTGCAGACCTACCTGACGGCCGGTCCCAAGGAGACCCGCGCCTGGACGATCCGCAAGGGCGCCACCGCGCCGGAGGCGGCCGGGGTGATCCACACCGACTTCCAGCGGGGCTTCATCAAGGCCGAGGTCGTCTCGTTCGACGACCTGGTGGAGGCGGGCTCGATCGCCAAGGCCCGCTCGGGGGGCAAGGCCCGGATCGAGGGCAAGGACTACGTCATGCGCGACGGCGACGTGGTGGAGTTCCGCTTCAACGTCTGA
- the xseA gene encoding exodeoxyribonuclease VII large subunit, producing the protein MTTKTTPESPLPIRTVLQMVGGWIGKLGTVWVEGQITDLSARGGTVFLTLRDPVANVSARVTAPRGVYEAAVPRPADGARVVVHVKPDFWVNRGSFAFTALEIRPVGVGELLARLERLRQLLAAEGLFNADRKRRLPFLPGTVGLICGRDSAAERDVLENSRRRWPAVRFTVEEVAVQGPYAVGEVTEALRKLDADSSVDVIVIARGGGSLEDLLPFSDETLVRAVAGCRTPVVSAIGHEQDSPLLDLVADVRASTPTDAAKKVVPDVGEQLTLVRQLRDRGRRVLGGWLDREMSWLTSARSRPSLADPVRELERRAEQVDALRERARRSLSGSLDRAEDSMTHLRARLVSLSPAATLERGYAIVQDLSGDVVRLAKDVPPGALLTIRLTDDRLTVRAEPRDAEPPERP; encoded by the coding sequence ATGACCACGAAGACCACACCCGAGTCTCCGCTACCGATCCGCACGGTCCTGCAGATGGTGGGCGGCTGGATCGGCAAGCTGGGCACGGTCTGGGTCGAGGGCCAGATCACCGATCTGAGCGCGCGCGGCGGCACGGTGTTCCTGACGCTGCGCGACCCGGTGGCCAACGTCTCGGCCCGGGTCACCGCTCCGCGCGGCGTCTACGAGGCGGCCGTCCCGCGCCCGGCTGACGGGGCGCGGGTGGTGGTGCACGTCAAGCCGGACTTCTGGGTCAACAGGGGCTCGTTCGCCTTCACCGCGCTGGAGATCCGCCCGGTGGGCGTGGGCGAGCTGCTGGCCCGCCTGGAGCGCCTGCGGCAGTTGCTGGCGGCCGAGGGCCTATTCAACGCCGACCGCAAGCGGCGGCTGCCGTTCCTGCCCGGCACGGTGGGGCTGATCTGCGGCCGTGACTCCGCGGCGGAGCGCGACGTGCTGGAGAACTCCCGGCGCCGCTGGCCCGCCGTACGGTTCACGGTGGAGGAGGTCGCGGTCCAGGGCCCCTACGCGGTCGGCGAGGTGACCGAGGCGTTGCGCAAGCTCGACGCCGACTCGTCGGTCGACGTGATCGTCATCGCCCGCGGCGGCGGTTCCCTGGAGGACCTGCTGCCGTTCTCCGACGAGACGCTGGTGCGCGCGGTGGCCGGGTGCCGCACCCCCGTGGTGAGCGCGATCGGCCACGAGCAGGACAGCCCGCTGCTCGACCTCGTGGCCGACGTGCGCGCCTCCACCCCGACCGACGCCGCCAAGAAGGTGGTGCCCGACGTGGGCGAGCAGCTCACGCTGGTGCGCCAGCTCCGCGACCGGGGCCGCCGGGTGCTGGGCGGCTGGCTCGACCGCGAGATGTCGTGGCTGACGTCCGCCCGTTCCCGGCCGTCGCTGGCCGATCCCGTACGCGAGCTCGAACGCCGTGCCGAGCAGGTCGACGCCCTGCGCGAGCGGGCCAGGCGCTCGCTGTCGGGCTCCCTCGACCGGGCCGAGGACTCGATGACCCACCTGCGCGCCCGCCTGGTGTCACTGTCGCCTGCCGCGACGCTCGAACGCGGCTACGCCATCGTGCAGGACCTCTCCGGCGACGTGGTGCGGCTGGCCAAGGACGTCCCTCCGGGCGCCCTGCTGACGATCCGCCTGACCGACGACCGCCTGACGGTCCGCGCCGAGCCCCGGGACGCCGAGCCGCCCGAGCGACCTTGA